One Legionella hackeliae DNA segment encodes these proteins:
- a CDS encoding YhbY family RNA-binding protein → MDTSFRQSLKAKAHHLKPVILLGAKGLTSAVIEETNVALTAHELIKIKLSGIEKEERHMIAAEICQQLSAELIQLIGNIAIIYRKNEEDA, encoded by the coding sequence ATGGACACCAGTTTTAGACAATCATTAAAAGCTAAAGCCCATCACTTAAAACCTGTCATCCTTCTCGGCGCTAAAGGTCTAACCTCTGCAGTCATCGAAGAAACAAATGTAGCATTGACCGCACATGAATTAATTAAGATTAAACTGAGTGGGATTGAAAAAGAAGAGCGGCATATGATCGCGGCAGAAATTTGCCAGCAACTTTCTGCCGAATTAATCCAGTTAATTGGTAACATTGCTATTATTTACAGAAAGAATGAAGAAGATGCATGA
- a CDS encoding DUF3592 domain-containing protein encodes MKSLTALLILASVATFLLAGFYFVEAWRFTHNTISTKGQVVSFQSRPSQNNVARAETLQYPVIRFKTKTGDTITTTANLGFYLHQYRVGDSIPVLYHKHDPKHVTVGNNIAIWMRFCFVFIAALLFGVLACVTAIKRK; translated from the coding sequence ATGAAATCCTTAACTGCTCTTCTAATTTTAGCCAGTGTCGCAACTTTTCTACTCGCCGGTTTTTATTTTGTTGAAGCCTGGCGTTTCACTCATAATACTATTTCTACAAAAGGGCAGGTTGTTAGTTTTCAATCTAGACCCTCACAAAATAATGTAGCCCGTGCTGAAACACTGCAATATCCTGTGATTCGTTTCAAAACTAAAACTGGAGATACAATAACAACAACAGCCAACTTAGGTTTTTATCTTCATCAATACCGTGTTGGTGATAGTATTCCTGTGCTTTATCATAAGCACGACCCAAAACATGTTACCGTTGGTAATAATATCGCCATTTGGATGCGCTTTTGTTTTGTCTTCATAGCTGCTCTGCTTTTTGGTGTATTAGCCTGTGTAACAGCAATCAAACGAAAATAA